One stretch of Anolis sagrei isolate rAnoSag1 chromosome 11, rAnoSag1.mat, whole genome shotgun sequence DNA includes these proteins:
- the LOC132763626 gene encoding protein AMBP-like isoform X2, translating into MEPLCSLSFFLLLFAWATGSPIDTAGRPQVQEDFQETRFYGKWFGVAMGSNCRWVKQHKDRFQMGTLVVAAGKTDRETTFTSTRIRQGACSQVTGEYQKTDVPGRFNYYNPKWKAHIEHYVARTNYDEFAFVVMKKNSSNHGVTTTAKLYGRNPEVREELLAEFRQFALGLGLPEDAIFTLPNAGECVPPEANKDPQPRDRRSATLFQDEGSADGPLNAFPGNKEADCLLPPDAGPCLGMLGRHFYNASAQHCQPFFFGGCMGNGNNFPSERACLQTCRTEAACRLPINPGLPCNSEFWAFDANQGKCVTFQGCGGNANMFYLEKECKEYCGVLAEDEEFLPPK; encoded by the exons ATGGAGCCCCTCTGcagtctctccttcttcctcctcctcttcgcctgGGCCACTGGGAGCCCCATTGATACGGCTGGAAGGCCCCAGGTCCAGGAGGACTTCCAAGAAACCCGG TTCTATGGGAAATGGTTCGGGGTGGCGATGGGCAGCAACTGCCGCTGGGTAAAGCAGCACAAGGACCGCTTCCAAATGGGCACCTTGGTGGTGGCTGCGGGGAAGACGGACAGGGAGACCACCTTCACCTCCACCCGCATCAG GCAAGGCGCATGCAGCCAGGTCACCGGAGAGTACCAGAAAACTGACGTCCCGGGCAGATTCAACTACTACAACCCCA AGTGGAAGGCTCATATCGAGCACTACGTCGCCCGCACCAACTATGATGAGTTTGCCTTCGTTGTGATGAAGAAGAACAGCAGCAACCACGGAGTGACCACTACAGCCAAACTCTACG GGAGGAACCCAGAGGTTCGGGAAGAGCTGCTGGCTGAATTCAGGCAGTTTGCGCTGGGCCTGGGCCTCCCAGAGGATGCCATCTTCACCCTTCCGAATGCAG GGGAATGTGTGCCACCCGAGGCCAACAAGGACCCACAG CCTCGGGATCGAAGGTCGGCAACCTTGTTCCAGGATGAAGGTTCGGCCGACGGACCCCTGAACGCCTTTCCCGGAAACAAGGAAG CCGACTGCCTACTCCCTCCGGACGCGGGGCCTTGCCTGGGGATGTTGGGCCGGCACTTCTACAACGCCAGCGCCCAGCACTGCCAGCCCTTCTTCTTTGGCGGATGCATGGGCAACGGGAACAATTTCCCCTCCGAACGGGCCTGCCTCCAGACCTGCCGCACTGAGG CGGCCTGCCGTCTTCCCATCAACCCCGGACTGCCCTGCAACTCTGAATTCTGGGCCTTTGACGCCAATCAGGGCAAATGCGTCACCTTCCAGGGATGCGGCGGAAACGCCAACATGTTCTACTTGGAGAAGGAGTGCAAGGAGTACTGTGGGGTCCTTGCCGAGG ATGAGGAGTTTTTGCCTCCGAAGTAA
- the NRARP gene encoding notch-regulated ankyrin repeat-containing protein, with amino-acid sequence MSQTEVSPCGAAAGATAASSSSSSSSSCPAPLPSSTTPASPSLPGSQRVFQEAVRAGNTAALQALLQGMSSCEFNVNAFGPEGQTALHQSVIEGNLELVKLLVKFGADARLANRDGWSALHIAAFGGHQDIVLYLVTRAKYACAGRGAAGGGAGGGGGAAGGGASR; translated from the coding sequence ATGAGCCAGACGGAGGTCTCCCCTTGCGGGGCGGCAGCAGGAGCGACAGCAGCGTCCTCTTCGTCTTCCTCGTCCTCCTCTTGCCCGGCGCCTCTTCCGTCCTCGACGACGCCGGCCTCGCCTTCGCTGCCGGGGAGCCAGCGGGTCTTCCAGGAGGCGGTGCGGGCGGGCAACACGGCGGCGCTGCAGGCCTTGCTGCAAGGCATGTCCAGCTGCGAGTTCAACGTCAACGCCTTCGGGCCGGAGGGGCAGACGGCGCTGCACCAGTCCGTCATCGAAGGCAACCTGGAGCTGGTCAAGCTGCTGGTCAAGTTCGGCGCCGACGCCCGGCTGGCCAACCGCGACGGCTGGAGCGCCCTCCACATCGCCGCCTTCGGGGGCCACCAGGACATCGTCCTCTACCTCGTCACGCGGGCCAAGTACGCATGCGCCGGGCGGGGAGCCGCCGGGGGCGGggccggcggaggaggaggagccgccGGGGGCGGGGCCTCGAGGTGA
- the LOC132763626 gene encoding protein AMBP-like isoform X1: MEPLCSLSFFLLLFAWATGSPIDTAGRPQVQEDFQETRFYGKWFGVAMGSNCRWVKQHKDRFQMGTLVVAAGKTDRETTFTSTRIRQGACSQVTGEYQKTDVPGRFNYYNPKWKAHIEHYVARTNYDEFAFVVMKKNSSNHGVTTTAKLYGRNPEVREELLAEFRQFALGLGLPEDAIFTLPNAGECVPPEANKDPQPRDRRSATLFQDEGSADGPLNAFPGNKEADCLLPPDAGPCLGMLGRHFYNASAQHCQPFFFGGCMGNGNNFPSERACLQTCRTEAACRLPINPGLPCNSEFWAFDANQGKCVTFQGCGGNANMFYLEKECKEYCGVLAEADEEFLPPK; this comes from the exons ATGGAGCCCCTCTGcagtctctccttcttcctcctcctcttcgcctgGGCCACTGGGAGCCCCATTGATACGGCTGGAAGGCCCCAGGTCCAGGAGGACTTCCAAGAAACCCGG TTCTATGGGAAATGGTTCGGGGTGGCGATGGGCAGCAACTGCCGCTGGGTAAAGCAGCACAAGGACCGCTTCCAAATGGGCACCTTGGTGGTGGCTGCGGGGAAGACGGACAGGGAGACCACCTTCACCTCCACCCGCATCAG GCAAGGCGCATGCAGCCAGGTCACCGGAGAGTACCAGAAAACTGACGTCCCGGGCAGATTCAACTACTACAACCCCA AGTGGAAGGCTCATATCGAGCACTACGTCGCCCGCACCAACTATGATGAGTTTGCCTTCGTTGTGATGAAGAAGAACAGCAGCAACCACGGAGTGACCACTACAGCCAAACTCTACG GGAGGAACCCAGAGGTTCGGGAAGAGCTGCTGGCTGAATTCAGGCAGTTTGCGCTGGGCCTGGGCCTCCCAGAGGATGCCATCTTCACCCTTCCGAATGCAG GGGAATGTGTGCCACCCGAGGCCAACAAGGACCCACAG CCTCGGGATCGAAGGTCGGCAACCTTGTTCCAGGATGAAGGTTCGGCCGACGGACCCCTGAACGCCTTTCCCGGAAACAAGGAAG CCGACTGCCTACTCCCTCCGGACGCGGGGCCTTGCCTGGGGATGTTGGGCCGGCACTTCTACAACGCCAGCGCCCAGCACTGCCAGCCCTTCTTCTTTGGCGGATGCATGGGCAACGGGAACAATTTCCCCTCCGAACGGGCCTGCCTCCAGACCTGCCGCACTGAGG CGGCCTGCCGTCTTCCCATCAACCCCGGACTGCCCTGCAACTCTGAATTCTGGGCCTTTGACGCCAATCAGGGCAAATGCGTCACCTTCCAGGGATGCGGCGGAAACGCCAACATGTTCTACTTGGAGAAGGAGTGCAAGGAGTACTGTGGGGTCCTTGCCGAGG cAGATGAGGAGTTTTTGCCTCCGAAGTAA